The window AGTTCCTGCTTCACTCCGTGTCACCCCTCGATTGCTTCCTTGACATTTGAAGGGTTTCGGTTCACCAGTTTGTCCAGCTTCTGTTTCAGAGCATCTGGTGAGTCGAAGGCTGTGATGGTGTAGCTCTCTACTACTTTGCCATCCTGGTTTTTGATGTTGTATTCGTCGTGCTCTGGATGGCTCCAGTCGACTTTCTCCAATGTGTAGCCTCGGTATTCTACGGTGTGGCCGCACGGACGATTCAGTGCGTAGTTGTACAGCTTTTCGAGTTTTCCGTGTCCGGTTTCGGTCTTACGTTTTCCGACAATACAATCACATTATCTTACATATTGTTTACAACTTTTAAATAAGTATCTTACACTTGGGCGGATATGCCGAGTTAAGAATTTAAAAGCGGATACAGAATCTAAACATAATGGAATGTGCATTTGGAAACTGCGGAAACGAACACGACCTCTGGGTCAAACCCCACGCAGACAGCGACGTCGTACCGATATGCAACGGCTGCGCCGAAAATGAAAGCGAAAAATACCACCTCAGCTACCAAGACAGCAAACCTCCCGAAGAGGTAGAAGACTACATCGTCGCCTACGACCCAGACACCGCCCTTGCCGAGCAACTAATCGATATCTCCGACGAACTCGAAGAAATCCTCACACAATACGAAGGCGACAACCAAGAACAAATACAGAAAGTAGTCAACGCGAAGGACAGCATCGAGAAAGCCATCACCAACCTATAGCCAACAGGTGTGAAAAATCAGCACCAGAAACAGCCCCGGACACTTCACCAGGTTCAGAAAACCGGGTCTGAATCAGGTCACATCACTACTCCTCTGCTTGGAATATACGGTTTGAATCAGGCTCTAAACCCGAACGACTTACTGCCGTGTACGGGTTCACGCAAACGAGGGAAAGGAAAAGTGAGAGAGGAGGGTTTCAGTCTATGTTGTTGACTGCGTCTTGTTGCCGGGTGGTGGAGCTGTGTTCGTATTTTTCAGTGGTGCGTTTGGATTTGTGGCGGCATTGTGCGGCGGCTACTGCGAGTCCTTCTTGTTCGGCTACGTAGGTCGCAGTACTGTGTCTGATGCTGTATGGTGTTAGGTCTCGGTTTTCGAGGTCGAGTCCGGCTTCTGAGGCGATTTTCCGGAAGACGTCTCTGAAGCTGTCTTTGTTGTAGCGGTTGCCGTACATTGTGAGCCAGAGCGCGTTCCGACCGTCGTACTTCTCCCGAGTCTCCCTCTCGTCGAGCCACCTTTTCAGGATTTGACTGGTTTCTTCTTTGAGTGCGACTATCCAGTTCTCCCGGTTCTTGCTGCTTTCTTCTCGGGGTATTCTGAGTACTCAGTTTTCGGTGTCGACCCAGTGAACGTTCGAGCGTTTGATTTCGATAGGACGTAGACCTGCATCGAGTGCGACGTGGATCATTGAGGTGTATTTGAAGGAATTGGCTTTCTCCCAGTCTTTCATCGTGACTTCCGCTTTCGGTTTCTGCAGCCGCTGGGAGAGGTATGTATTCCACTTGTCGCGTTCACTGGGTGTTACACTGTTGTAGTGGTGTACACTTCCGTATTCCATGGCGGCTTCCCTCATTTCCGCCGATCTTCCTTGGTCAGGTAATCCCGTGGAGTATAAGTCGTAGATGGGTCGCTGTACTGGATTTCGGGATCCCACTCCACATCCTTGTTCCGGGCTTCACGTTTCCACTTGAACAACGTCTTCGCGGCTTTCTGGTAGTGGTTCTTTGTAGATTCTTTCATCTCCTCGGTGGTGAGGTGACGCATCCAGGTATCCGCGTCGTCCGTAGTCAGTTCTTTGACTTACCGACCTCTACGATCCCAGATGAAACGGTAGAACAGGTCAAGCCGATTCATCCTGTTCTTTGTCGTTGAGTGGCTGTAGCCGTGGCTTTGTCCGGGTTTTTGCCGAGGGCCAGCATCCACTCTGCGAGTTCGCGTCGGTGCT of the Halobaculum limi genome contains:
- a CDS encoding tyrosine-type recombinase/integrase, which encodes MPREESSKNRENWIVALKEETSQILKRWLDERETREKYDGRNALWLTMYGNRYNKDSFRDVFRKIASEAGLDLENRDLTPYSIRHSTATYVAEQEGLAVAAAQCRHKSKRTTEKYEHSSTTRQQDAVNNID